In Miscanthus floridulus cultivar M001 chromosome 5, ASM1932011v1, whole genome shotgun sequence, one genomic interval encodes:
- the LOC136453211 gene encoding receptor-like protein kinase HSL1 produces MAPPCRAYPPCARSYFLLLLLALLASYLVRRAAAQSQPADDTQLLLQIKSAWGDPPALAGWNTSSPRAPCDWPFVGCDGTAGRVTNLTIASAGVAGPFPADAVGGLSALTHLDVSNNSISGAFPTALYRCASLQYLDLSQNNLTGELPADIGSLGKSLTTLLLYSNGFNGSIPAGLGALTRLQTLWLAYNPFLPGVLPASFKNLTNLVSLWAQQCNLIGDFPSSVLEMKELKLLSLSNNMLTGSIPAGVWSLKNLQQLFLYGNNLTGDVVVNDLAATNLSFIDLSENYKLTGAIPEVFGTLKNLNQLYLFSNNFSGEIPASIGQLPSLSIFKLANNRFTGMLPPDLGKYSGLTIVEVDYNELTGAIPEGLCAGGQFRYLTAMNNQLNSSIPAGLANCTALKTLALDNNQLSGDVPEALWTAPKLNFVTLRSNQLSGSLPVTMPSNLTTLAMENNKFSGSIPATAVALKKFTAENNQFSGPIPASIGDGMPQLQTLDLSSNKLSGDIPRSVTKLSQLTQMNMSRNQLTGEIPAELGAMPVLSVLDLSSNELSGAIPPALGKLQLTSLNLSSNQLSGQVPAALAIAAYDSSFLDNPGLCTAVAGPGYLAGVRSCAAGSQDGGSSGGVSHALRTGLLVAGAALLLIAAAFAFFVVRDIRKRRRVAERGDWKMTPFVVDLGFGEESILRGLTEGNIIGRGGSGRVYRVIYTNRLNGSAGAVAVKQLRTAGKLDGKLEREFESEAIILGNLRHNNIVRLLCCLSGAESKLLVYDYMENGSLDKWLHGDALDAGGHPMARARSARRAPLDWLTRLKVAVGAAQGLCYMHHECVPPIVHRDVKTSNILLDSEFRAKVADFGLARMLVQAGAPETMSAVAGSFGYMAPECAYTKKVNEKVDVYSFGVVLLELTTGKEPNDGGEHGSLAGWARRHYLSGGSIPDATDKSIRYAGYSDEIEVVFRLGVLCTGEMPSSRPTMDDVLQILLKCSEQTHEKSKTERVPEYEEDPLLLPQRGSRRKQLSNGTGIDIESKSDFDSIV; encoded by the exons ATGGCACCACCGTGCCGCGCGTACCCACCATGCGCGCGCAGCTActtcctcctgctgctgctcgcgCTGCTCGCCAGCTACCTCGTGCGCCGAGCGGCGGCGCAGTCGCAGCCGGCGGACGACACGCAGCTGCTGCTCCAGATCAAGAGCGCGTGGGGCGACCCGCCCGCGCTCGCGGGATGGAACACCTCGTCCCCGCGCGCGCCCTGCGACTGGCCATTCGTCGGGTGCGACGGTACGGCCGGGCGCGTCACGAACCTCACGATCGCCAGCGCCGGCGTCGCGGGGCCCTTCCCGGCGGACGCCGTCGGCGGCCTCTCGGCGCTGACCCACCTCGACGTCTCCAACAACAGCATCTCCGGCGCGTTCCCGACCGCGCTCTACCGCTGCGCTTCGCTCCAGTACCTCGACCTGTCCCAGAACAACCTCACCGGTGAGCTGCCCGCGGACATCGGCAGCCTGGGGAAGAGTCTGACCACGCTGCTCCTATACAGCAACGGGTTCAACGGCTCCATCCCGGCGGGTCTCGGCGCGCTGACGAGGCTTCAGACCTTGTGGCTGGCCTACAACCCGTTCCTTCCGGGCGTGCTGCCGGCGTCGTTCAAGAACCTCACCAACCTAGTCAGCCTCTGGGCACAGCAGTGCAACCTCATCGGCGACTTCCCGAGCTCTGTGCTTGAGATGAAGGAGTTGAAGTTGCTGAGCCTGTCCAATAACATGTTGACCGGAAGCATACCTGCGGGTGTTTGGAGCCTGAAGAACTTGCAGCAATTGTTTTTGTACGGCAACAACCTCACCGGCGACGTGGTTGTTAATGACTTGGCCGCGACGAACTTAAGTTTCATCGACCTTTCAGAGAATTATAAGCTTACTGGAGCCATCCCTGAAGTCTTTGGGACCTTGAAGAACCTTAACCAGCTGTACCTCTTCAGCAACAACTTCTCTGGCGAGATACCAGCAAGCATCGGCCAGTTGCCGTCACTGTCAATATTCAAGCTTGCCAATAACAGGTTTACTGGCATGCTCCCGCCGGACCTTGGAAAGTACTCAGGCTTGACCATTGTTGAGGTTGATTACAATGAGCTCACCGGTGCTATCCCTGAAGGGCTGTGCGCCGGAGGCCAGTTCCGGTACCTCACCGCCATGAACAACCAGTTGAACAGCTCCATCCCTGCAGGCCTCGCAAATTGTACAGCTCTGAAAACGCTGGCTCTAGACAATAACCAGCTCTCCGGCGACGTGCCAGAGGCTCTGTGGACGGCGCCAAAGCTTAATTTCGTCACACTACGGAGTAACCAGCTCTCTGGGAGTCTTCCGGTCACCATGCCCAGCAACCTTACAACGTTAGCCATGGAGAACAACAAATTCAGTGGCAGCATTCCGGCTACTGCAGTTGCGCTCAAGAAATTCACGGCCGAGAACAACCAGTTCTCCGGTCCAATACCGGCCAGTATTGGTGACGGGATGCCGCAGCTCCAGACACTGGACCTGTCCAGTAACAAGCTCTCCGGCGATATCCCGAGGAGCGTTACTAAGCTCAGCCAGCTGACGCAGATGAACATGAGCAGGAACCAGCTCACCGGGGAGATACCGGCAGAGCTGGGCGCCATGCCGGTGCTCAGCGTCCTTGACCTGTCGTCCAACGAGCTCTCCGGTGCCATACCGCCGGCGCTTGGGAAGCTGCAGCTCACCTCCCTCAACCTGTCCTCCAACCAGCTTAGTGGCCAGGTGCCGGCCGCCCTTGCCATCGCGGCCTACGACAGCAGCTTCCTCGACAACCCCGGCCTCTGCACCGCCGTTGCGGGACCCGGGtacctcgccggcgtgcgctcCTGCGCCGCGGGGTCACAAGACGGAGGTTCTTCCGGAGGCGTCTCGCATGCGCTCCGCACGGGCCTCCTCGTCGCTGGCGCCGCTCTCCTCCTCATCGCCGCGGCCTTCGCCTTCTTCGTGGTCCGCGACATCAGGAAACGGCGCCGCGTCGCGGAGCGGGGCGACTGGAAGATGACGCCTTTCGTCGTGGATCTTGGTTTCGGGGAGGAGTCCATACTCCGGGGGCTGACGGAGGGGAACATCATCGGCCGCGGCGGGTCCGGCCGCGTGTACCGTGTCATCTACACCAACCGGCTCAACGGGAGCGCTGGCGCGGTGGCCGTGAAGCAGTTACGGACCGCCGGGAAACTGGACGGGAAGCTGGAGCGCGAGTTCGAGTCGGAGGCTATCATCCTCGGCAACTTGCGGCACAACAACATCGTCAGGCTGCTGTGTTGCCTCTCCGGCGCCGAGTCCAAGCTCCTCGTGTACGACTACATGGAGAACGGGAGCCTGGACAAGTGGCTCCACGGAGACGCTCTCGACGCCGGCGGGCACCCAATGGCGAGGGCGCGGTCCGCACGGCGTGCACCGCTGGACTGGCTGACCAGGCTCAAGGTGGCCGTCGGCGCCGCGCAGGGGCTGTGTTACATGCACCACGAATGCGTGCCGCCCATCGTTCACCGCGACGTCAAGACGAGCAACATCCTGCTGGACTCGGAGTTCCGGGCCAAGGTCGCCGACTTCGGGCTGGCCAGGATGCTGGTGCAGGCCGGGGCGCCAGAAACGATGTCCGCCGTGGCCGGCTCGTTCGGTTACATGGCTCCCG AGTGTGCTTACACAAAGAAGGTGAATGAGAAGGTAGACGTCTACAGCTTCGGCGTCGTGCTCCTGGAGCTCACCACCGGCAAGGAGCCCAACGACGGCGGCGAGCACGGCAGCCTGGCGGGATGGGCACGGCGCCACTACCTGTCTGGAGGGAGCATCCCCGATGCCACAGACAAGAGCATAAGATACGCCGGGTACTCCGACGAGATCGAGGTTGTTTTCAGGCTAGGCGTGCTCTGCACCGGAGAGATGCCGTCGTCGCGGCCAACCATGGACGACGTGCTGCAGATCTTACTCAAGTGCAGCGAGCAGACGCACGAGAAGAGCAAAACGGAGCGTGTCCCTGAGTACGAGGAGGATCCACTCCTGCTGCCACAGCGCGGTAGTCGCCGAAAACAGCTCTCCAACGGCACGGGGATTGACATCGAATCGAAGAGCGACTTCGACAGCATTGTCTGA
- the LOC136450560 gene encoding receptor-like protein kinase HSL1, translated as MEAPRPCLPGLLLALLPCCCLLPRAAPQSSQPAADEAQLLLHIKRAWGDPPVLAGWNASAAGAHCAWPYVGCDTAGRVTNLTLADANVSGPFPDAVGGLTRLTHLDVSNNSITDVFPTTLYRCASLRYIDLSENYFRGDLPANIGHRLAASLTTLVLSGNEFNGTIPRSLSNLLNLRHLELDNNRLVGTVPAGLGALTRLQTLWLASNPFVPGELPASFKNLTSLVSLSAAQSNLVGDLPSYLADMQELEVLDLSENSLIGSIPPGVWSLKKLQKMTVFRNKLTGDMVVDDGFAAKSLTIIDVSENNLSGVIPEVFGHLQNLRQLHLFSNNFSGEIPASIGRLPSLWTLRLYSNRITGTLPLELGKHSSLGYVEVDDNELTGAIPEGLCAGGQFHYLTAEHNHLNGSIPAGLANCATLVTLDLDNNQLTGDVPEALWTATQLEFLALQSNYLTGSLPASMSADLTTLHIGNNQFGGNIPASAVTLQVFTAENNQFSGAIPASLGDGMPLLQTLNLSGNQLSGAIPKSVASLRQLTFMDMSRNQLSGAIPAELGAMPVLSVLDLSSNELSGAIPPELVKPNLNALNLSSNHLSGQVPIGFATGAYDNSFRDNPGLCTEAPVPAGVRSCAAAGSQDRGSSRGVSHALRTGLLVAGGALLAAAAFALLLVRDIKKRPRVAVRDEWKITPFVQDLGFGEASILRELTEENLIGRGGSGHVYRVTYTNRLNGSAGTVAVKQIWIAGTLDEKLEREFESEAGILGNVRHNNIVKLLCCISGTEAKLLVYDYMDNGSLDQWLHGHNASADGLLTARAPLDWLTRLRVAVGVAQGLCYLHHECSPPIIHRDVKTSNILLDSEFRAKVADFGLARMLVEVGAPKTMSAVAGSFGYMAPERAYTNKVNDKVDVYSFGVVLLELTTGKEASAGGEHGCLAEWARHHYQSGGSIPDATDKSIRYAGYSEEIQVVFRLGVLCTTDMPSSRPIMKDVLQILLNCSEQTRQKSKMENGQEYEAAPLLLPQRRSRRKQPSNGTGIDMDENSDFDSTV; from the exons ATGGAGGCACCACGCCCGTGCCTCCCCGGCCTGCTGCTCGCGCTGCTTccctgctgctgcctgctgccccGCGCGGCCCCGCAGTCCTCCCAGCCGGCGGCGGACGAGGCGCAGCTGCTGCTCCATATCAAGCGCGCGTGGGGCGACCCGCCCGTGCTCGCCGGATGGAACGCCTCGGCCGCGGGCGCACACTGCGCGTGGCCATACGTGGGCTGCGACACGGCGGGCCGCGTCACCAACCTCACCCTCGCGGACGCCAACGTCTCAGGCCCGTTCCCAGACGCCGTCGGCGGCCTTACACGCCTCACGCACCTCGACGTCTCCAACAACAGCATCACCGACGTGTTCCCGACCACGCTGTACCGCTGCGCTTCGCTGCGGTACATCGATCTCTCCGAGAACTACTTCCGCGGCGATCTCCCCGCGAACATCGGCCACCGCCTGGCGGCGAGCCTGACCACGCTGGTCCTCAGCGGCAACGAGTTCAACGGCACCATCCCGAGGTCGCTCTCCAACCTCCTCAACCTCCGGCATCTCGAGCTCGACAACAATCGACTCGTTGGCACCGTCCCGGCTGGGCTCGGTGCGCTGACGAGGCTTCAGACGCTGTGGCTGGCGTCCAACCCGTTCGTCCCTGGCGAGCTGCCGGCGTCATTCAAGAACCTGACCAGTCTAGTCAGCCTCTCGGCGGCGCAAAGCAACCTCGTCGGCGACCTCCCGAGCTATTTAGCGGATATGCAGGAGTTGGAGGTGCTGGACCTCTCGGAGAACTCGTTGATAGGAAGCATACCTCCGGGGGTTTGGAGCCTGAAGAAATTGCAAAAGATGACAGTGTTCAGGAACAAGCTCACCGGCGACATGGTCGTCGACGATGGCTTTGCTGCAAAGAGCTTGACCATAATTGACGTCTCCGAGAACAACCTTAGTGGAGTCATTCCGGAAGTCTTCGGGCATTTACAAAACCTCAGACAATTACACCTCTTCAGCAATAACTTTTCAGGCGAGATACCAGCGAGCATCGGCCGGTTGCCATCTCTATGGACATTGAGATTGTACAGTAACAGGATTACTGGCACGCTCCCACTGGAACTCGGGAAGCACTCGAGCTTGGGTTATGTAGAGGTTGATGACAATGAGCTCACCGGCGCCATTCCAGAAGGGTTATGCGCCGGAGGCCAGTTCCATTACCTCACCGCTGAGCACAACCACCTGAACGGCTCCATCCCAGCGGGCCTTGCCAACTGCGCAACTCTGGTAACCCTGGATCTAGACAATAACCAGCTCACCGGCGACGTGCCAGAGGCTCTATGGACAGCCACGCAGCTTGAGTTCCTAGCACTACAGAGTAACTATCTCACCGGGAGTCTTCCGGCCTCGATGTCTGCCGACCTTACGACGCTACACATAGGGAACAACCAATTCGGTGGCAACATTCCGGCTTCAGCAGTTACGCTCCAGGTGTTCACCGCCGAGAACAACCAGTTTTCTGGCGCGATACCGGCGAGTCTTGGCGACGGCATGCCGCTGCTGCAGACACTGAACCTGTCAGGCAACCAACTCTCTGGCGCGATCCCCAAGAGCGTTGCTAGCCTGAGGCAGCTGACGTTTATGGACATGAGCAGGAACCAGCTCAGCGGCGCGATACCGGCCGAATTGGGCGCCATGCCGGTGCTCAGCGTCCTTGACCTTTCGTCGAACGAGCTCTCCGGCGCGATACCTCCGGAGCTTGTGAAACCAAACCTCAACGCCCTCAACCTGTCCTCCAACCACCTCAGTGGCCAGGTCCCGATCGGGTTCGCCACGGGGGCCTACGACAACAGCTTCCGCGACAACCCCGGCCTTTGCACCGAGGCTCCGGTACCCGCCGGCGTGCGCTCCTGCGCTGCGGCGGGATCACAAGACAGGGGTTCTTCCCGAGGCGTCTCACATGCACTCCGCACGGGCCTCCTCGTCGCTGGCGGCGCGCTCCTCGCCGCCGCGGCCTTCGCCCTGCTACTCGTCCGCGACATCAagaaacggccgcgcgtcgcgGTCCGGGACGAGTGGAAGATCACGCCTTTCGTCCAGGATCTGGGCTTCGGGGAGGCATCCATACTCCGGGAGCTGACAGAGGAGAACCTCATCGGCCGCGGCGGTTCCGGCCACGTGTACCGGGTCACCTACACCAACCGTCTCAACGGGAGCGCGGGCACGGTGGCCGTGAAGCAGATATGGATCGCCGGGACGCTGGACGAGAAGCTGGAGCGCGAGTTCGAGTCGGAGGCGGGCATCCTCGGGAACGTCCGGCATAACAACATTGTCAAGCTGCTGTGCTGCATCTCCGGCACTGAGGCCAAGCTCCTTGTGTACGACTACATGGACAACGGCAGCCTGGACCAATGGCTCCACGGCCACAACGCCAGCGCTGATGGGCTCCTTACGGCCAGGGCGCCGCTGGACTGGCTGACGAGGCTCAGGGTGGCCGTCGGCGTCGCGCAGGGGCTATGCTACTTGCACCACGAGTGCTCGCCACCCATCATTCACCGCGACGTCAAGACGAGCAACATCCTGCTGGACTCGGAGTTCAgggccaaggtcgctgacttcgGGCTCGCCAGGATGCTGGTAGAGGTCGGGGCACCCAAAACGATGTCCGCCGTCGCTGGGTCTTTCGGCTACATGGCTCCCG AGCGTGCTTACACGAACAAGGTGAACGATAAGGTTGACGTCTACAGCTTCGGCGTCGTTCTTCTGGAGCTCACCACCGGAAAGGAGGCCAGCGCCGGCGGCGAGCACGGCTGCCTGGCGGAATGGGCGCGGCACCACTACCAATCAGGGGGGAGCATCCCTGATGCCACAGACAAGAGCATCAGATACGCAGGGTACTCTGAGGAGATCCAGGTCGTATTCAGGCTAGGCGTGCTGTGCACCACAGATATGCCGTCGTCGCGGCCAATCATGAAGGACGTGCTGCAAATCTTGCTCAATTGCAGCGAGCAGACGCGCCAGAAGAGCAAAATGGAGAATGGCCAGGAGTACGAAGCGGCTCCTCTCCTGCTGCCGCAGCGACGCAGTCGCCGGAAACAGCCGTCGAATGGAACAGGGATTGACATGGACGAAAATAGTGACTTCGACAGCACGGTCTAA
- the LOC136450561 gene encoding hexokinase-6 produces the protein MGKGAVVGAAVVVGAAAAAAVGVAVVSLSRRRRRRREAEDERKRKAAAVIEEVEQRFSTPTALLRGIADAMVEEMERGLRAEPHAPLKMLISYVDNLPTGDEQGLFYALDLGGTNFRVIRVQLGGRDKRVVKQQYEEVSIPPHLMVGTSTELFDFIAAELEKFVRTEGEDFHLPNGKQRELGFTFSFPVHQTSISSGTLIKWTKGFSINGMVGEDVVAELSRAMERQGLDMKVAALVNDTVGTLAGGRYADNDVVTAVILGTGTNAAYVEHANAIPKWTGLLPRSGNMVINMEWGNFRSDKLPRSEYDKSLDFESLNPGEQIYEKMISGMYLGEIVRRVLLKLAHDASLFGDVVPPKLEQLFILRTPDMSAMHHDTSHDLKHLGAKLKDILGVPDTSLEARYITLHVCDLVAERGARLAAAGIYGILKKLGKDKLLSDFSQQRTVVAIDGGLYEHYKKFSACLEATLTDLLGEEVASSVVVKLANDGSGIGAALLAASHSQYAKVA, from the exons ATGGGGAAGGGCGCGGTCGTGGGGGCGGCTGTGGTGGTGGGCGCCGCGGCTGCCGCGGCGGTGGGAGTGGCGGTGGTGTCGTTGTCGCGCAGGAGGCGTCGGCGGCGGGAGGCGGAGGacgagaggaagaggaaggcggCAGCGGTTATCGAGGAGGTGGAGCAGCGGTTCTCGACGCCCACCGCGCTGCTCCGCGGCATCGCGGACGCCATGGTGGAGGAGATGGAGCGCGGCCTTCGCGCCGAGCCCCACGCGCCGCTCAAGATGCTCATCAGCTACGTCGACAACCTCCCAACCGG GGATGAACAGGGACTGTTTTATGCACTGGACCTTGGCGGGACCAACTTTCGTGTCATACGGGTTCAACTTGGAGGAAGGGATAAACGTGTCGTGAAGCAACAATATGAAGAGGTCTCCATTCCGCCTCATCTTATGGTTGGAACTTCTACG GAACTGTTTGATTTCATTGCTGCTGAGCTGGAAAAATTCGTGCGGACTGAAGGAGAAGATTTCCACCTACCAAATGGCAAGCAGAGAGAACTGGGTTTCACCTTTTCTTTCCCAGTGCACCAAACATCTATATCATCGGGGACTCTAATTAAGTGGACCAAAGGCTTTTCCATCAATGGCATG GTTGGAGAAGATGTTGTGGCTGAATTGAGTAGGGCCATGGAAAGGCAGGGTCTTGATATGAAAGTTGCAGCTCTG GTTAATGATACCGTAGGCACATTGGCTGGCGGGAGATATGCTGATAATGATGTTGTTACTGCTGTAATATTGGGCACTGGCACAAATGCAGCTTATGTGGAACATGCAAATGCGATTCCTAAATGGACCGGACTACTGCCTAGATCAGGGAATATG GTAATCAACATGGAATGGGGAAACTTCAGGTCAGATAAACTTCCAAGGTCGGAGTATGATAAATCCTTGGACTTCGAAAGTTTGAACCCTGGTGAGCAG ATATATGAAAAGATGATTTCTGGAATGTATCTTGGAGAAATTGTGCGGAGGGTCCTGCTGAAACTGGCTCATGATGCTTCATTGTTTGGGGATGTTGTTCCTCCGAAATTGGAACAGCTATTTATACTGAG GACGCCAGATATGTCAGCCATGCATCATGACACCTCACATGATCTCAAACACCTGGGAGCTAAGCTGAAGGATATTCTGGGG GTTCCTGATACTTCTCTCGAAGCAAGATACATTACTCTTCATGTGTGCGACCTCGTCGCAGAGAGAGGTGCACGCTTGGCTGCTGCTGGTATATATGGTATTCTGAAGAAGCTGGGCAAAGACAAATTGCTTAGTGACTTCAGTCAACAAAGGACTGTAGTTGCTATTGATGGTGGCTTATACGAGCATTACAAGAAGTTCAGTGCCTGCCTAGAAGCGACTCTCACAGACCTGCTCGGTGAGGAGGTTGCCTCATCGGTTGTTGTCAAGTTGGCCAACGACGGCTCAGGAATCGGAGCTGCACTTCTTGCAGCCTCACACTCCCAGTATGCTAAAGTTGCATAG